In Halorubrum sp. PV6, a single window of DNA contains:
- the sod gene encoding superoxide dismutase: protein MSYELDPLPYEYDALEPHISEQVLEWHHDTHHQGYVNGWNAAEETLEANREEHDFSSSSGAIRNVTHNSSGHILHDLFWQNMSPEGGDEPSGDLADRIEEDFGSYEAWKGEFEAAASAASGWALLVYDTFSNQLRNVVVDKHDQGAIWGGHPILALDVWEHSYYHDYGPARGEFVDNFFEVVDWNEPATRYEQAVELFE from the coding sequence ATGAGCTACGAACTCGATCCGCTCCCGTACGAGTACGACGCGCTGGAACCGCACATCTCCGAGCAGGTGCTCGAATGGCACCACGACACCCACCATCAGGGGTACGTAAACGGCTGGAACGCGGCCGAGGAGACGCTCGAAGCGAACCGCGAGGAACACGACTTCTCCTCGTCGAGCGGTGCGATCCGGAACGTGACCCACAACTCGTCGGGGCACATCCTCCACGACCTGTTCTGGCAGAACATGAGCCCGGAGGGCGGCGACGAACCCTCCGGTGACCTCGCCGACCGAATCGAGGAGGACTTCGGCTCCTACGAGGCGTGGAAAGGCGAGTTCGAAGCGGCGGCCTCCGCGGCGAGCGGCTGGGCGCTGCTCGTGTACGACACGTTCTCGAACCAACTGCGCAACGTCGTGGTCGACAAACACGACCAGGGCGCAATCTGGGGCGGCCACCCAATCCTCGCGCTGGACGTGTGGGAACACTCCTACTACCACGACTACGGCCCGGCCCGCGGCGAGTTCGTCGACAACTTCTTCGAGGTCGTCGACTGGAACGAGCCCGCGACCCGCTACGAACAGGCCGTCGAACTCTTCGAGTAA
- a CDS encoding undecaprenyl diphosphate synthase family protein, giving the protein MGLYDAYLAVRHRLHDSDPPDHVALVITERDLLADGAFDTLSDALGWAVEYGATRVTVSVSVLDAAVVPTLVRELRQIDAPRPFAVHGPDDAARGDTDDTSATDVPIRITVGLGGKAEFAAAVREIAADVDAGALDPESIDAADISDRLVFPEEPDLVIKTGAERLSDFAIWQSVYAELYFTDVNWRDFRKRDYLRAVLDFQDRQRRFGR; this is encoded by the coding sequence GTGGGACTGTACGACGCGTACCTCGCCGTTCGCCACCGCCTCCACGACAGCGACCCGCCCGATCACGTCGCGCTCGTCATCACCGAGCGCGACCTCCTCGCCGACGGCGCGTTCGATACCCTCTCGGACGCGCTCGGTTGGGCGGTCGAGTACGGGGCCACGCGAGTCACGGTCTCCGTGTCGGTCCTCGACGCCGCCGTCGTCCCGACGCTCGTCCGCGAGTTGCGGCAGATCGACGCCCCCCGTCCGTTCGCGGTTCACGGCCCGGACGACGCGGCACGGGGCGACACCGATGACACCTCGGCGACCGACGTTCCGATCCGGATCACGGTCGGACTCGGCGGGAAAGCGGAGTTCGCGGCCGCGGTTCGCGAGATCGCCGCCGACGTGGACGCGGGCGCCCTCGATCCGGAGTCGATCGACGCGGCCGACATCTCGGATCGCCTCGTCTTCCCCGAGGAGCCGGACCTCGTGATCAAAACGGGCGCGGAACGGCTCTCCGACTTCGCCATCTGGCAGTCGGTGTACGCCGAACTCTACTTCACCGACGTGAACTGGCGGGACTTCAGGAAGCGCGATTATCTCCGAGCCGTCCTCGATTTTCAGGACCGACAACGGCGGTTCGGGCGGTAG
- a CDS encoding inorganic phosphate transporter: MVETLLIVGFVVASFVGYNIGGATTGPAFGPAVGADVLSKSGAAALMSVFFFIGAGTLGQRVVTTLGEDLVTGGTVFTLETSIVVLFFIGGALFVGNFAGVPASTSMTAVGAIAGLGLATGTLDRAVMGEIAIWWIVAPIIGFWVSGVVGRYFYPAIDRWVAIESTDGALFEFDRSGTVPKPVLGPDTTRRELVGGIVVIAIGCLMAFSSGTSNIANAIAPLVALDNVEMTPMILLGSAAVAVGAFTIARRTLDTLGNDITDLPLTAAIVVACVSSGIVISLSAVGIPASFVIIATMSIVGLGWGRATRTVTVKQGLKGEKEPTVSVGALKADETGPIGEGDPSDIPSASDLFNPTTSARVVLMQNVVPILSTVGALVTFTLLFRFVW, translated from the coding sequence ATGGTCGAGACCTTGCTCATCGTCGGGTTCGTGGTCGCGTCGTTCGTCGGGTACAACATCGGCGGTGCGACGACCGGGCCGGCGTTCGGGCCCGCTGTCGGTGCGGACGTGCTCTCGAAGTCCGGCGCCGCCGCGCTGATGTCCGTCTTCTTTTTCATCGGCGCGGGGACGCTCGGCCAGCGCGTCGTGACGACGCTCGGCGAGGATCTGGTCACCGGCGGCACCGTGTTCACGCTGGAGACGAGCATCGTCGTCCTCTTTTTCATCGGCGGCGCGCTGTTCGTCGGCAACTTCGCCGGCGTGCCGGCGTCGACGTCGATGACGGCCGTCGGCGCCATCGCCGGGCTCGGGCTCGCGACGGGCACGCTCGACCGGGCCGTGATGGGTGAAATCGCGATCTGGTGGATCGTCGCCCCGATCATCGGCTTTTGGGTCTCCGGCGTCGTCGGCCGGTACTTCTACCCCGCGATCGACAGGTGGGTGGCGATAGAGAGCACCGACGGCGCGCTGTTCGAGTTCGACCGCTCGGGGACCGTCCCGAAGCCGGTCCTCGGCCCGGACACGACGCGGCGCGAACTCGTCGGCGGGATCGTCGTCATCGCGATCGGCTGTCTGATGGCCTTCTCGTCCGGGACCTCGAACATCGCGAACGCGATCGCCCCCCTCGTCGCGCTCGATAACGTGGAGATGACGCCGATGATCCTCCTCGGGAGCGCCGCCGTCGCTGTCGGCGCGTTCACGATCGCGCGCCGGACGCTCGACACGCTCGGCAACGACATCACCGACCTCCCCCTGACCGCGGCCATCGTCGTCGCCTGCGTCTCCTCCGGGATCGTCATCAGCCTCTCGGCGGTGGGGATCCCGGCGTCGTTCGTCATCATCGCGACGATGTCGATCGTCGGCCTCGGCTGGGGGCGCGCAACGCGGACCGTGACGGTCAAACAGGGCCTCAAAGGCGAGAAGGAGCCGACGGTCTCCGTCGGCGCGCTGAAGGCGGACGAGACGGGGCCGATCGGCGAGGGCGACCCGTCAGACATCCCCTCCGCGTCGGATCTGTTCAATCCGACCACGAGCGCACGGGTCGTGTTGATGCAGAACGTGGTTCCGATCCTCTCGACGGTGGGTGCGCTGGTGACGTTCACCCTCCTGTTCCGGTTCGTCTGGTAA
- a CDS encoding sodium-dependent transporter, whose translation MARETWATRAGFILAAVGSAVGLGNIWRFPFITGQYGGSSFLITYLAFVVLIGFPAILVEFVIGRYTNLNPVGAIRELGSGAWNYLGWLFVGIGFVILSYYSVVAGWFLRYTLIGVTEGYALGGTEAAASLFGTVSTGLDTLLFHAVFMAIVIGIIAAGVREGIEVSVKVMVPAIIALLIGLAAYAFTLDGSAAAYSYYLSPDFGYLLANWTEILPAAAGQAFFTLSLGMGVMITYASYLGEDRNLASDAGVIVALDTLIAVIVGFVVFPFLFTAGIDPGGPGASAIFVSLTTAFATIPGGRILGVVFFAMVGVAALSSAISILEVLVSYLIDEAGVTRISAAVAIGVAVFLLGIPVTIDLIFLNLYDKLADGILLVLGSLLLAVFVGWVIPDTAREELSKGIGDLGRLGVAWIWIVRVPIAIVVIVSLYLGIVGYADFLTGPFAEWLAAR comes from the coding sequence ATGGCACGCGAAACATGGGCGACGCGCGCGGGGTTCATCCTCGCCGCGGTCGGCAGCGCGGTCGGGTTAGGGAACATCTGGCGGTTCCCATTTATCACCGGCCAGTACGGCGGATCGTCGTTTCTGATCACCTACTTGGCGTTCGTAGTGCTGATCGGGTTCCCGGCGATCCTCGTCGAGTTCGTGATCGGGCGGTACACTAATCTCAATCCGGTCGGCGCGATACGGGAACTCGGCAGCGGGGCCTGGAACTACCTCGGCTGGCTGTTCGTCGGGATCGGGTTCGTCATCCTCTCCTACTACAGCGTCGTCGCCGGCTGGTTCCTCCGATACACCCTGATCGGAGTCACTGAAGGATACGCACTCGGCGGCACCGAGGCGGCCGCGTCGCTGTTCGGAACGGTCTCTACGGGCCTCGACACGCTGCTCTTTCACGCCGTGTTCATGGCGATCGTCATCGGGATCATCGCCGCCGGGGTGCGAGAGGGGATCGAAGTGAGCGTGAAGGTGATGGTCCCGGCCATCATCGCGCTGCTCATCGGACTCGCCGCGTACGCGTTCACACTGGACGGGTCGGCGGCGGCGTACAGCTACTACCTCTCGCCCGACTTCGGATACCTCCTCGCGAACTGGACCGAGATCCTGCCGGCCGCCGCCGGGCAGGCGTTCTTCACGCTCTCGCTCGGGATGGGCGTCATGATCACCTACGCCTCCTACCTCGGCGAGGACCGGAACCTCGCGTCCGACGCGGGCGTGATCGTCGCGCTCGACACGCTCATCGCCGTGATCGTCGGATTCGTCGTCTTCCCGTTCCTCTTCACGGCCGGGATCGACCCCGGCGGACCGGGCGCCAGCGCCATCTTCGTGAGTCTCACCACGGCGTTCGCCACCATCCCCGGCGGTCGGATCCTCGGCGTCGTGTTCTTCGCGATGGTCGGCGTCGCGGCGCTCTCCTCGGCTATCAGCATCCTCGAAGTGCTCGTCTCGTACCTGATCGACGAGGCGGGCGTCACCCGGATTTCGGCTGCGGTCGCCATCGGGGTCGCCGTCTTCCTCCTCGGAATCCCCGTGACGATCGACCTGATCTTCCTCAACCTGTACGACAAACTGGCCGACGGGATCCTGCTCGTCCTCGGCTCGCTGCTGCTCGCGGTGTTCGTCGGCTGGGTGATCCCCGACACCGCCCGCGAGGAGCTCTCGAAGGGAATCGGTGACCTCGGGCGCTTGGGCGTCGCGTGGATCTGGATCGTCCGGGTCCCCATCGCCATCGTCGTCATCGTCTCGCTGTACCTCGGTATCGTCGGCTACGCCGACTTCCTCACCGGCCCCTTCGCGGAGTGGCTGGCGGCGCGGTAG
- a CDS encoding DUF5827 family protein gives MPEPKSAFDATYPCDFYEPAELFAPDQMYTVPEIARLLQELEPDAEIDPDTEAVLIDWAIPWVMTHADDLVIAEPLAEDGPGYYGVAPHAVEGDTDGDSHDAA, from the coding sequence ATGCCCGAACCGAAGTCGGCCTTCGACGCGACGTACCCCTGTGACTTCTACGAGCCAGCGGAACTGTTCGCGCCGGACCAGATGTACACGGTCCCGGAGATTGCGCGGTTGCTACAGGAATTGGAGCCGGACGCGGAGATCGACCCCGACACCGAGGCGGTGCTGATCGACTGGGCGATCCCGTGGGTGATGACCCACGCCGACGACCTCGTGATCGCGGAGCCGCTCGCGGAGGACGGTCCCGGCTACTACGGCGTCGCGCCCCACGCGGTCGAGGGCGACACCGACGGCGACTCGCACGACGCAGCGTGA
- a CDS encoding ATPase, producing the protein MSRARSDAPVVLVAGGARVDAGKTTFSTGLVSALADRAGDAVGVKPRAGNDYWYDHDDYRIASDAGRLYGKDARRLAAASTRPLAGAGGRDRPEAITPEGINPVHRLWRPTPDRTGMLGDTDRTFLCDRVTTEDGVRFVVNGAAESAGLLPEGLTDRLPLGTATRVDDVAAFNDEMAADYLPAFDRLTDRVAETDVPVVVESYADIASPLSNDGPVEPAAVAVVDPGRVRLYAGDRYAKARAVASGSPREGALEEHTGTVTEMIDPLATAALPALSGDERGDPGRVADRYDEAYTAFFNVLS; encoded by the coding sequence GTGAGTCGAGCGCGATCCGACGCGCCGGTGGTCCTCGTCGCCGGCGGCGCCCGCGTCGACGCCGGCAAGACCACGTTCTCGACCGGGCTGGTGTCGGCGCTCGCCGATCGCGCGGGCGACGCGGTGGGCGTCAAACCCCGCGCCGGCAACGACTACTGGTACGACCACGACGACTACCGGATCGCGAGCGACGCTGGGCGGCTCTACGGGAAAGACGCGAGACGCCTCGCGGCCGCGAGCACGCGACCGCTCGCAGGGGCCGGCGGTCGCGACCGCCCCGAAGCGATCACTCCCGAAGGGATCAACCCCGTCCACCGGCTCTGGCGGCCGACGCCCGACCGGACCGGGATGCTCGGCGACACGGACCGGACGTTCCTCTGCGACCGAGTGACGACAGAAGACGGGGTCCGGTTCGTCGTCAACGGGGCGGCCGAGTCGGCGGGCCTCCTGCCCGAGGGGCTCACCGACCGGCTCCCGCTCGGGACGGCGACCCGCGTCGACGACGTGGCGGCGTTCAACGACGAGATGGCGGCCGACTACCTGCCGGCGTTCGACCGCCTCACGGACCGCGTCGCGGAGACCGATGTCCCGGTCGTCGTCGAGTCGTACGCCGACATCGCGAGCCCGCTCTCGAACGACGGCCCCGTCGAACCCGCCGCAGTGGCGGTCGTCGACCCCGGCAGGGTGCGGCTATACGCGGGCGACCGATACGCCAAGGCGCGCGCGGTGGCGTCCGGGAGCCCCCGCGAGGGCGCGCTGGAGGAACACACCGGCACCGTCACGGAGATGATCGACCCGCTGGCGACCGCGGCCCTCCCGGCGCTGTCCGGCGACGAGCGCGGCGATCCGGGACGCGTCGCAGACCGGTACGACGAGGCCTACACGGCGTTTTTCAACGTACTCTCGTGA
- a CDS encoding inorganic phosphate transporter, which translates to MVETVLAIGVVASLFVGFNIGGSSTGIAWGPPVGADIIKKTTAAGLMTFFVFLGGWTVGRNVMDTLSEGIITTELTLSAGVAVLFFIGFGILVANIFGVPVPTSMTTVGAIAGLGLATNTLNYQTISGIISWWIVTPVIGFWIGGVTGRYIYPAVNQRVKIEKSDGPLLILDRDEGLPRPAFGPNTTWSEVISTAIVMVIGCYMSFSAGASNVPNAAAPLVSGVGGLPDDTAIVLATVAIGVGGFTIGRRTIESVGGELSDIPLLAALFVMLTASTITTILSSIGIPISLVMATVMTIVGIGWGRATRPVTVRDVVTRHTGESEIVPGAITAENTAGKPATPIGEEEPQEVLDAGDLFNPRAIMKYISMWIIGPSVSTLLAYGFFTLVPGVA; encoded by the coding sequence ATGGTAGAGACCGTGCTGGCGATCGGCGTCGTTGCGTCCCTGTTCGTCGGCTTCAACATCGGGGGATCGTCGACGGGAATCGCGTGGGGCCCGCCGGTGGGCGCCGACATCATCAAGAAGACGACCGCGGCCGGGCTGATGACGTTCTTCGTCTTCCTCGGCGGCTGGACCGTGGGACGAAACGTGATGGACACGTTGAGCGAGGGGATCATCACGACCGAACTCACGCTCTCGGCCGGCGTGGCCGTCCTCTTTTTCATCGGATTCGGGATCCTCGTCGCCAACATCTTCGGGGTGCCCGTCCCCACGTCGATGACGACCGTGGGTGCGATAGCCGGCCTCGGCCTGGCGACGAACACGCTCAACTACCAGACCATCTCCGGGATCATCTCGTGGTGGATCGTGACGCCGGTCATCGGATTCTGGATCGGCGGCGTCACCGGCCGCTACATCTACCCGGCGGTCAACCAGCGGGTCAAAATCGAGAAGTCGGACGGTCCGCTCCTCATCCTCGACCGGGACGAGGGGCTCCCCAGGCCGGCGTTCGGCCCGAACACGACCTGGTCTGAGGTGATCAGCACGGCGATCGTGATGGTCATCGGCTGTTACATGTCGTTCAGCGCCGGCGCGAGCAACGTCCCGAACGCGGCCGCGCCGCTCGTCAGCGGCGTCGGAGGACTCCCGGACGACACCGCGATCGTCCTCGCCACGGTCGCGATCGGCGTCGGGGGGTTCACCATCGGTCGCCGCACCATCGAGTCCGTCGGCGGCGAGTTGAGCGACATTCCCCTGCTCGCAGCGCTGTTCGTGATGCTCACGGCGTCGACGATCACGACGATCCTCTCGTCTATCGGGATCCCGATCAGCCTCGTGATGGCGACGGTGATGACGATCGTCGGGATCGGCTGGGGTCGCGCGACCCGCCCGGTCACCGTCCGGGACGTCGTCACTCGGCACACGGGCGAGTCGGAGATCGTCCCTGGGGCGATTACGGCGGAAAACACGGCCGGCAAACCGGCCACGCCGATCGGCGAGGAAGAGCCTCAGGAGGTGCTCGACGCGGGAGACCTGTTTAACCCCCGCGCCATCATGAAGTACATCTCGATGTGGATCATCGGTCCGTCGGTGTCGACGCTGTTGGCGTACGGGTTCTTCACCCTCGTTCCGGGGGTCGCCTGA
- a CDS encoding Xaa-Pro peptidase family protein, which translates to MVDLAARTERLDAYLDERGLEAVWFAKPNGFAWLTGGDNVVDADADIGIAAAGYDGTLQVITDNIEAERLADEELPEAVAVESTPWHTNSLADAVAERSPAPAAADFGVPGFERVDGSRLRQPLTDDDIERYRELGREAAAAVETVCRNLEPEDPEYEVAAGIDISLSSRDVDTPVVLVGGAERARKYRHYTPTDASLGDYALVSVTAERAGLYASLTRTVAFDAPDWFEERHRAAARVEATALAATEAAAAGDLTDSADADTAGDVFDAIRAAYDAVGFDGEWREHHQGGAAGFAGREWFAHPDGDEAVRWPMGYAWNPTVRGTKSEDTHLVAPDRTETLTKTGQWPTHEVEPVDVGGIETAPRALSAPVIR; encoded by the coding sequence ATGGTCGATCTCGCCGCCCGCACCGAGAGGCTCGACGCGTACCTCGACGAGCGCGGGCTCGAAGCGGTCTGGTTCGCCAAGCCGAACGGGTTCGCGTGGCTCACCGGCGGAGACAACGTCGTCGACGCCGACGCGGACATTGGGATCGCCGCCGCCGGCTACGACGGCACGCTCCAGGTGATCACCGACAACATCGAGGCGGAGCGGCTCGCCGACGAGGAACTCCCCGAGGCCGTCGCCGTCGAATCGACGCCGTGGCACACGAACTCGCTGGCCGACGCCGTCGCCGAGCGGTCTCCAGCGCCCGCGGCCGCCGACTTCGGCGTGCCGGGGTTCGAGCGCGTCGACGGGAGTCGACTCCGACAGCCGCTGACCGACGACGACATCGAACGCTACCGCGAACTCGGTCGCGAGGCCGCCGCCGCGGTCGAGACCGTCTGCCGCAACCTCGAACCCGAGGACCCGGAGTACGAGGTCGCGGCCGGCATCGACATCTCGCTTTCGTCCCGCGACGTCGACACGCCGGTCGTGTTGGTCGGCGGCGCGGAGCGCGCCCGGAAGTACCGCCACTACACTCCGACCGACGCATCCCTCGGCGACTACGCGCTCGTCTCCGTCACCGCCGAGCGGGCGGGGCTGTACGCCTCGCTCACGCGGACCGTCGCGTTCGACGCACCGGACTGGTTCGAGGAGCGACACCGCGCGGCCGCCCGCGTCGAGGCCACCGCGCTCGCCGCGACCGAGGCGGCTGCGGCGGGCGACCTGACCGACTCCGCCGACGCCGACACCGCCGGCGACGTGTTCGACGCTATCCGCGCGGCGTACGACGCGGTCGGCTTCGACGGCGAGTGGCGCGAACACCACCAGGGCGGCGCGGCCGGGTTCGCGGGCCGCGAGTGGTTCGCGCACCCGGACGGCGACGAGGCGGTCCGGTGGCCGATGGGCTACGCGTGGAACCCGACCGTCCGAGGGACCAAAAGCGAGGACACGCACCTCGTGGCGCCCGACCGAACCGAGACGCTGACGAAGACGGGACAGTGGCCGACACACGAGGTCGAGCCGGTCGACGTCGGCGGCATCGAGACGGCGCCGCGAGCGCTGTCCGCGCCGGTCATCCGGTGA
- a CDS encoding 4a-hydroxytetrahydrobiopterin dehydratase: MSLADEPVEHADEGADPLTATEYAEYLDALGPAWEVVDDHHLEATYEFDDFAGALAFTNEVGELAEAEWHHPDIHLSWGEVGVEMWSHDIDGLHKSDFVMAARMDRCYDASDD, encoded by the coding sequence ATGTCACTCGCTGACGAACCGGTCGAACACGCCGACGAGGGAGCCGACCCGCTGACCGCCACCGAGTACGCCGAGTACCTCGACGCACTCGGCCCCGCGTGGGAAGTCGTCGACGACCACCACCTCGAAGCCACCTACGAGTTCGACGACTTCGCGGGCGCGTTAGCGTTCACGAACGAGGTTGGCGAGCTCGCCGAGGCCGAGTGGCACCACCCCGACATCCACCTCTCGTGGGGCGAGGTCGGCGTCGAGATGTGGAGCCACGACATCGACGGCCTTCACAAGTCCGACTTCGTGATGGCGGCGCGGATGGACCGGTGCTACGACGCGAGCGACGACTGA
- a CDS encoding NAD(P)/FAD-dependent oxidoreductase — translation MERVDVAIVGGGPAGASAAHAAATDGADALVLEKGVPRADRDRLGPDSTDAAGILDYWVDIMDIHPDEFDDGVVQRELNRAEFRGPDESATLTTTGIDSSYDKFGYTFQRARFDDWLRDRAEDAGAEYRAGGSVRGVDTDPSVSPTSDDPRHTVELASGDAIGADFVVLADGPQRTVTNKVLDEYLPADAAASDRLASRTANHIAYQEYRRVPEDVYEAVNDALVFWWGVMPGETAYPWIFPNDDRVCRIGLTMPIGLDIDDFDRDAYALLDADDESIPQGGEYIRRLLEWQYGDEYDIEEDFPIVETAGKRDGTETYPISSTRPIDSPTEVGIAVVGGAMGTTSAFHEGGDHVAVRTGAIAGELAAAGDMAPYNRRWKETIGDEVVRNVTMADMVADYDPDDWNRIIGAADAMLAAETGGSLLSQPYRSGWESAKLLLGYKWNKRRVKKDYVGIDEDEYVY, via the coding sequence ATGGAACGCGTAGACGTCGCGATCGTGGGTGGCGGTCCAGCGGGCGCGTCCGCAGCGCACGCGGCCGCGACCGACGGCGCCGACGCCCTCGTCTTAGAAAAGGGAGTCCCCCGAGCGGACCGCGACCGACTCGGCCCCGACTCGACCGACGCCGCCGGCATCCTCGACTACTGGGTCGACATCATGGACATCCACCCCGACGAGTTCGACGACGGGGTCGTCCAACGCGAGTTGAACCGCGCGGAGTTCCGCGGGCCCGACGAGTCGGCCACGCTCACGACGACCGGGATCGACTCCTCGTACGACAAGTTCGGCTACACCTTCCAGCGCGCGCGGTTCGACGACTGGCTCCGCGACCGCGCCGAGGACGCCGGCGCCGAGTACCGCGCCGGGGGGTCAGTTCGCGGCGTCGACACGGACCCGTCCGTCTCGCCCACGAGCGACGACCCGCGCCACACCGTCGAACTCGCTTCGGGCGATGCGATCGGGGCGGACTTCGTCGTGCTCGCGGACGGCCCGCAGCGAACGGTGACGAACAAGGTGTTAGACGAGTACCTGCCCGCGGACGCCGCGGCCTCCGACCGGCTCGCCTCGCGGACGGCGAACCACATCGCCTATCAGGAGTATCGGCGGGTGCCCGAAGACGTGTACGAAGCGGTCAACGACGCCTTGGTGTTCTGGTGGGGCGTGATGCCCGGCGAGACCGCGTACCCGTGGATCTTCCCCAACGACGACCGCGTCTGCCGGATCGGGCTGACGATGCCCATCGGGCTCGACATCGACGACTTCGACCGCGACGCGTACGCGCTGCTCGACGCCGACGACGAGTCCATCCCGCAGGGCGGCGAGTACATCCGCCGGCTCTTGGAGTGGCAGTACGGCGACGAGTACGACATCGAGGAGGACTTCCCGATCGTCGAGACGGCGGGCAAGCGGGACGGGACCGAGACGTACCCGATCTCCTCGACGCGCCCCATCGACTCGCCGACCGAGGTCGGGATCGCCGTCGTCGGCGGCGCCATGGGAACCACCTCCGCCTTCCACGAAGGCGGGGACCACGTCGCGGTCCGCACGGGTGCGATCGCGGGCGAGCTCGCGGCCGCGGGCGACATGGCCCCCTACAACCGACGCTGGAAGGAGACGATCGGCGACGAGGTCGTCCGGAACGTGACGATGGCCGACATGGTCGCCGACTACGACCCCGACGACTGGAACCGGATCATCGGCGCCGCCGACGCGATGCTCGCGGCCGAGACCGGCGGCAGCCTGCTCTCACAGCCGTACCGCTCCGGGTGGGAGTCGGCGAAGCTGTTGCTCGGGTATAAATGGAACAAACGGCGCGTGAAGAAGGACTACGTCGGCATCGACGAAGACGAGTACGTCTACTGA
- a CDS encoding AIM24 family protein, whose amino-acid sequence MNLDQFAAENAPTESTEPFQRENSYTLDVNVDGTVMAKAGSMIAHTGDVSFTGKASAEGGIKGFLKQAATGEGTPIMAVEGQGHVYFADNGKKVQVIELDAGEAITVNGEDVLAFEESLSYEINTIDSLAGSFAGGFSNVYLEGPGYLAITTHGDPIVLETPVSTDPSATVAWGGTSPDVEVNRSLSDMVGQESGERYQMKFGGPDGFVVVQPFEEL is encoded by the coding sequence ATGAACTTAGACCAATTCGCAGCCGAGAACGCACCGACGGAGAGCACAGAACCCTTCCAGCGCGAGAACAGTTATACCCTCGACGTCAACGTCGACGGCACCGTGATGGCGAAGGCCGGATCGATGATCGCTCACACCGGCGACGTGTCGTTCACCGGGAAGGCTTCGGCCGAAGGCGGTATCAAGGGCTTCCTCAAGCAGGCCGCGACCGGTGAGGGAACGCCGATCATGGCCGTCGAGGGGCAGGGCCACGTCTACTTCGCCGACAACGGCAAGAAGGTCCAAGTGATCGAACTCGACGCCGGCGAGGCCATCACGGTCAACGGCGAGGACGTACTGGCGTTCGAGGAGTCGCTCTCGTACGAGATCAACACCATCGACAGCCTCGCCGGATCGTTCGCCGGCGGGTTCAGCAACGTCTACCTCGAAGGTCCCGGCTATCTCGCAATCACCACCCACGGCGACCCGATCGTCTTGGAGACGCCGGTCTCGACCGACCCGAGCGCGACCGTCGCGTGGGGGGGCACGTCTCCGGACGTCGAAGTGAACCGCAGCCTCTCGGACATGGTCGGCCAGGAGTCGGGCGAGCGCTACCAGATGAAGTTCGGCGGGCCCGACGGGTTCGTCGTCGTCCAGCCGTTCGAGGAACTCTAA
- a CDS encoding glycerophosphodiester phosphodiesterase, translating into MISVTDGDPLLIAHRGFAGENPENTVRAVEAAAGSGGADWVEIDVSPTADGDPVVCHDAALSGRGGPLGTPADRGLTDATGLVWETDTATVTAAEVLDSGETVPLLATLLDAVPEHVGVNIELKFPDGGPVGDHAGGTLDPDALAARRAAWRPFVERVLETAEARDGDLLVSSFHEGAIAATREVSNVPVAPLFSEAVSDGLKLARRYDAAAVHPPIDAVRGTPFFDASRFGDADVVAAAHDAGRAVNVWTVETWYEAARLESAGVDGVIADYSVV; encoded by the coding sequence ATGATATCGGTCACCGACGGCGACCCGCTGTTGATCGCTCACCGCGGCTTCGCCGGCGAGAACCCGGAGAACACCGTCCGGGCGGTCGAGGCGGCGGCGGGTTCCGGCGGCGCCGACTGGGTCGAAATCGACGTGTCTCCCACCGCCGACGGCGACCCGGTCGTCTGCCACGACGCGGCGCTCTCCGGACGTGGCGGGCCGCTCGGAACCCCAGCCGACCGCGGTCTCACCGACGCGACCGGACTCGTCTGGGAGACCGACACCGCGACGGTCACCGCGGCCGAAGTGCTCGACAGCGGCGAGACCGTCCCGCTGCTCGCGACCCTGCTCGACGCGGTTCCCGAGCACGTGGGCGTGAACATCGAACTGAAGTTTCCGGACGGTGGCCCCGTCGGCGATCACGCGGGGGGGACGCTCGATCCCGACGCGCTGGCGGCGCGGCGCGCGGCGTGGCGCCCGTTCGTCGAGCGCGTCCTCGAAACGGCCGAAGCGCGCGACGGCGACCTGCTCGTCTCGTCGTTTCACGAGGGCGCGATCGCCGCGACCCGCGAGGTGTCGAACGTCCCTGTCGCACCGCTGTTTTCGGAGGCGGTCAGCGACGGGTTAAAACTCGCTCGGCGGTACGACGCGGCGGCCGTCCACCCGCCGATAGACGCGGTTCGCGGCACGCCGTTTTTCGACGCCTCGCGGTTCGGCGACGCCGACGTGGTCGCCGCCGCACACGACGCGGGCCGCGCGGTGAACGTCTGGACGGTCGAGACGTGGTACGAGGCTGCGCGCCTCGAGTCGGCCGGCGTCGACGGCGTCATCGCAGACTACTCCGTCGTTTAA